A stretch of Chitinophaga caeni DNA encodes these proteins:
- a CDS encoding NADH-quinone oxidoreductase subunit D, translated as MLEQPNINLPEGSIEKTTNTLNLGPTHPATHGVFQNVLEMDGERVVSAVSTVGYIHRAFEKLAERRPYYQVTPLTDRLNYCSAPINNLGWHLTVEKLLGIEVPKRVDYLRVIVMELARIADHLICNSVVGVDSGAFSGFLYVMQYRELIYEIYEEVCGSRLTTNIGRIGGFERNFTGVAFQKIQKFLDEYPAVLKEFETLFTRNRIFMERTQGVGPISAERALNYGFTGPNLRAAGVDYDVRIANPYSSYQDFEFSIPVGTTGDTYDRFLVRNAEMWQSISIIRQAMEKLKDLPGDVFHADVPAYYLPEKDDVYTKMEALIYHFKIVMGETEILPGELYNAVEGANGELGFYLISDGGRSPYRLHFRRPCFIYYQAYPELIKGSMLSDAILCMSSLNLIAGELDA; from the coding sequence ATGTTAGAGCAGCCAAATATAAACCTGCCGGAAGGCTCCATCGAGAAGACCACGAACACGCTCAACCTGGGTCCTACGCACCCTGCTACGCACGGGGTGTTTCAAAACGTGCTCGAGATGGATGGCGAACGCGTAGTTTCCGCCGTTTCCACCGTGGGATATATTCACCGTGCCTTTGAAAAATTAGCCGAGCGCAGGCCTTATTACCAGGTTACGCCGTTAACGGATCGTCTTAACTATTGTTCTGCTCCTATCAACAACCTCGGTTGGCATCTTACCGTGGAGAAATTGCTCGGCATCGAGGTACCCAAAAGGGTGGATTACCTCCGCGTGATCGTGATGGAGCTGGCCCGTATCGCGGATCACCTGATCTGTAACTCCGTTGTGGGTGTTGATAGCGGCGCTTTCTCCGGTTTCTTGTACGTGATGCAGTACCGCGAGTTGATTTATGAAATTTACGAGGAAGTGTGCGGCTCCCGCCTCACGACTAATATTGGCCGTATCGGTGGTTTCGAAAGGAATTTTACCGGTGTTGCCTTCCAAAAAATCCAGAAGTTTTTAGATGAATATCCTGCCGTGTTGAAAGAATTTGAAACCCTCTTTACCCGCAACAGGATCTTCATGGAAAGAACGCAAGGCGTTGGCCCGATTAGTGCGGAACGCGCCCTGAACTACGGTTTCACAGGCCCCAACTTGAGGGCGGCCGGCGTGGATTACGATGTACGCATCGCCAACCCATATTCTTCTTACCAAGATTTTGAATTCTCGATCCCGGTAGGTACTACGGGAGATACATACGACAGGTTCCTGGTGCGTAACGCGGAGATGTGGCAAAGCATCAGCATCATTAGGCAAGCGATGGAAAAGCTGAAGGATTTACCGGGTGATGTTTTCCATGCCGATGTACCGGCTTACTACCTTCCCGAGAAAGATGATGTTTATACCAAGATGGAAGCCTTGATCTATCACTTCAAGATCGTGATGGGTGAAACGGAAATTTTACCGGGAGAACTGTACAACGCCGTGGAAGGCGCCAATGGTGAACTAGGTTTTTACCTGATCAGCGATGGCGGTCGCTCCCCGTACCGTTTGCATTTCCGCCGTCCCTGCTTCATTTATTACCAGGCATATCCCGAACTGATTAAGGGCAGCATGCTGAGTGATGCGATCCTTTGCATGAGTAGCTTGAACCTGATCGCGGGAGAACTGGATGCGTAA
- a CDS encoding NADH-quinone oxidoreductase subunit NuoE family protein translates to MAQFSEEKLQKVKEIIARYPEGRQKSALIPVLHLAQEEFDGWLSADTMDYVASLLQLESIEVYEVATFYSMFNLKPVGKYVFEVCQTGPCMLNGSDQIISYIKDKLGIGVGETTHDGLFTLKTVECLGACGYAPMMQLGKHFREHLTPAKVDAIIAECKAAQGN, encoded by the coding sequence GTGGCTCAATTTTCGGAAGAGAAACTGCAAAAAGTAAAAGAAATCATCGCGCGGTACCCAGAGGGGCGTCAAAAGAGCGCATTGATACCCGTATTGCACCTGGCGCAGGAAGAATTTGACGGCTGGCTGAGCGCAGATACGATGGATTACGTGGCCTCGCTGTTGCAACTGGAGTCGATCGAAGTATACGAAGTAGCGACCTTTTACAGTATGTTTAACCTGAAACCCGTTGGTAAATACGTTTTCGAAGTTTGCCAAACCGGTCCTTGCATGTTGAACGGGTCAGACCAGATCATTTCTTATATCAAGGATAAGCTCGGTATCGGCGTAGGGGAAACCACGCATGATGGCCTGTTTACTTTAAAAACAGTGGAATGCCTCGGCGCTTGCGGTTATGCCCCGATGATGCAATTGGGCAAGCATTTCCGCGAACACTTAACACCTGCGAAGGTGGATGCCATCATCGCGGAATGTAAAGCTGCGCAAGGCAATTAA
- the nuoF gene encoding NADH-quinone oxidoreductase subunit NuoF has product MGRKLLLDKAHIEGIRYYKTYRDNGGYAAAEKVLKNMSPDQVVEEVKKSGLRGRGGAGFPTGLKWSFLAKPEGVPRYLVCNADESEPGTFKDRYLMEFIPHLLIEGLLISSFALGANTTYIYIRGEYAWIPDILEQAISEAKEAGWLGKNIQGTGFDLEIYVQRGAGAYICGEETALIESLEGKRGNPRIKPPFPAVKGLYQCPTVVNNVETLATVVPIINIGGEEYAKYGTGKSTGTKLISACGNINKPGVYEIEMNISVEEFIYSEEYCGGIPNGKRLKACIPGGSSVPIVPANLLLKTAKGEARMMTYESLSDGGFATGTMMGSGGFIVLDEDQCVVRHTMTLARFYHHESCGQCSPCREGTGWMEKVLKKIETGKGTLEDIDLLWDIQRRIEGNTICPLGDAAAWPVAAAIRHFRDEFEWHVTHPEEAQLRSFGLAHYADPLPVPEATV; this is encoded by the coding sequence ATGGGACGTAAATTATTACTCGACAAAGCTCATATAGAAGGAATCAGGTATTACAAGACGTACCGTGACAACGGTGGATATGCTGCCGCGGAGAAAGTGTTGAAGAACATGAGCCCCGACCAGGTGGTGGAAGAAGTGAAGAAAAGTGGCTTGCGTGGCCGTGGTGGTGCGGGTTTCCCTACCGGTTTGAAATGGAGCTTCCTGGCTAAGCCGGAAGGTGTGCCCCGTTACCTCGTATGTAACGCGGATGAATCGGAACCAGGTACGTTTAAAGACCGCTACCTGATGGAATTTATCCCGCACTTGTTGATCGAAGGTTTGTTGATTTCCAGCTTCGCGCTGGGCGCCAACACCACCTATATTTACATCCGCGGGGAATATGCCTGGATCCCGGATATCTTGGAACAAGCTATCAGCGAAGCCAAGGAAGCCGGATGGTTGGGTAAAAATATACAGGGAACAGGCTTCGACCTGGAGATTTACGTGCAGCGTGGTGCAGGTGCATATATCTGCGGTGAAGAAACGGCCCTGATCGAATCATTGGAAGGGAAACGTGGTAACCCCCGTATCAAACCGCCATTCCCGGCGGTGAAGGGTTTGTACCAATGCCCAACCGTGGTCAATAACGTGGAAACACTAGCTACCGTTGTGCCGATCATCAACATCGGTGGTGAAGAATATGCGAAATACGGCACCGGCAAATCTACCGGTACCAAGTTGATTTCTGCCTGCGGTAATATCAATAAACCGGGGGTGTATGAAATCGAGATGAACATCTCCGTGGAAGAGTTTATCTATTCCGAGGAATACTGCGGCGGCATCCCGAACGGGAAACGCCTCAAGGCATGTATCCCCGGAGGATCTTCCGTTCCGATTGTACCGGCTAACTTACTGTTGAAAACAGCTAAGGGCGAGGCCCGCATGATGACTTACGAGAGTTTGAGCGATGGCGGTTTTGCAACCGGTACGATGATGGGCTCCGGCGGGTTCATCGTGTTGGATGAAGATCAATGCGTGGTTCGTCATACGATGACCCTGGCGCGTTTCTACCATCACGAGAGCTGCGGGCAATGTAGCCCTTGCCGCGAAGGAACCGGGTGGATGGAGAAAGTATTGAAGAAGATAGAAACAGGTAAAGGAACCTTAGAAGATATTGACTTGTTGTGGGATATTCAACGCAGGATCGAGGGGAATACGATTTGCCCGCTGGGTGACGCCGCCGCTTGGCCGGTAGCCGCCGCGATCCGCCATTTCCGCGATGAGTTTGAATGGCACGTAACGCATCCCGAAGAAGCGCAGCTGCGCAGCTTCGGACTGGCACATTATGCCGATCCGTTACCGGTGCCGGAAGCTACCGTTTAA
- a CDS encoding 2Fe-2S iron-sulfur cluster-binding protein, whose protein sequence is MSEEKKLFKVKIDNISVEVEPGTTILNAARKIGGDIVPPAMCYYSKLQGSGGKCRTCLVKVTKGSDADPRPMPKLVASCRTTVMDGMEVANITSPEVVDARKGVVEFLLLNHPLDCPVCDQAGECHLQDLSYEHGVDTTRYEFGRRTFEKIDIGDKIQLHMTRCILCYRCVYTADQLTEKRQHGILGRGDVSEISTYIQQNLDNDFIGNVIDVCPVGALTDKTFRFKNRVWFLKPVDAHRNCDKCSGKVALWLRGNEVFRVTARKDKYGEVEEFICDTCRFDKKEASDWTIEGPRKIDRQSVISQGHYVGVKEPKETLPKVMDGRQPKLLMDIHSVSQVNRQDVDLSKIEGPAHSDDFDKSNSVK, encoded by the coding sequence ATGTCTGAAGAGAAAAAATTATTCAAGGTTAAGATCGACAACATTTCCGTGGAAGTGGAACCGGGTACTACCATCCTGAATGCCGCGCGGAAAATAGGGGGAGACATCGTGCCACCGGCCATGTGTTACTATTCCAAATTGCAAGGCAGCGGCGGTAAATGCCGTACCTGCTTGGTGAAAGTAACGAAAGGCAGCGATGCCGATCCAAGGCCGATGCCGAAGTTGGTAGCCAGTTGCCGTACCACCGTGATGGACGGGATGGAAGTGGCTAACATTACCTCTCCCGAAGTAGTGGATGCACGTAAGGGCGTAGTGGAGTTCCTGTTGCTCAATCACCCCTTGGATTGCCCGGTTTGTGACCAGGCCGGTGAATGCCACCTGCAAGACCTCAGCTATGAACACGGTGTGGATACTACCCGTTACGAGTTCGGTCGCAGGACTTTTGAAAAGATTGACATCGGGGATAAGATTCAACTGCATATGACACGTTGCATCTTATGCTACCGTTGTGTATATACTGCCGATCAATTAACGGAGAAACGTCAACACGGGATTTTAGGTCGCGGTGATGTTTCCGAGATCAGCACTTACATTCAGCAAAACCTGGACAATGATTTTATCGGGAACGTGATCGACGTGTGCCCGGTAGGCGCATTGACCGACAAAACATTCCGCTTCAAGAACCGCGTATGGTTTTTGAAACCGGTAGATGCCCATAGGAATTGCGATAAATGTAGCGGTAAAGTAGCGTTGTGGTTGCGTGGTAACGAAGTGTTCCGCGTAACGGCACGTAAAGATAAATACGGTGAAGTAGAAGAGTTTATCTGTGATACCTGCCGGTTTGATAAGAAAGAAGCGAGCGATTGGACGATCGAGGGACCGAGGAAGATTGACCGCCAAAGCGTGATTTCGCAAGGTCACTACGTGGGCGTAAAGGAGCCGAAGGAAACTTTACCGAAGGTAATGGATGGCCGCCAACCGAAACTGTTGATGGATATCCACAGCGTGAGCCAGGTCAACAGGCAAGATGTAGATTTGAGCAAGATTGAAGGCCCGGCGCATTCCGATGATTTTGACAAAAGCAACAGTGTAAAATAA
- the nuoH gene encoding NADH-quinone oxidoreductase subunit NuoH: protein MMLLNLNIEWAFILEKILLISAILGISLLIAMYETWAERKVAAWIQDRRGPSRAGPLGLLQPLADGGKLFFKEEIIPANSNRFLFILGPSLAMLVACMTGAVIPWGDTLHFGDYSVSLQVADVNIGVLYIFAIVSFGVYGIMLGGWASNNKYSLLAAIRGASQIISYELAMGLALIALLMVTGTLSLKEIVEQQRPGILSWNVVAQPLGFIIFLICAFAECNRAPFDLPEAENELNGGYHLEYSSMKLGFFLFAEYINMFVSSALMATLYFGGYSFPGMDSLPFSPNVITLLGVGALFIKTFIFIFFFMWVRWTLPRFRYDQLMDLGWKVLIPLSLINMLLTGAFILWRQ from the coding sequence ATGATGTTATTGAATCTCAACATAGAATGGGCTTTTATCCTGGAAAAAATATTGCTGATTTCCGCGATATTGGGAATTTCCTTGCTCATCGCGATGTATGAAACATGGGCAGAACGTAAAGTAGCTGCCTGGATACAAGATCGTCGCGGGCCGAGTAGGGCGGGTCCATTGGGTTTGTTGCAACCTTTGGCCGATGGTGGTAAATTATTCTTTAAAGAAGAGATCATCCCGGCAAATTCTAACAGGTTCCTGTTTATCTTGGGGCCATCCTTGGCGATGTTGGTAGCTTGTATGACCGGCGCCGTTATTCCTTGGGGAGATACTTTGCATTTCGGGGATTACAGCGTATCGCTGCAAGTAGCGGATGTGAACATCGGCGTGCTGTATATCTTCGCGATCGTGAGTTTCGGTGTTTACGGAATCATGCTGGGTGGCTGGGCATCCAACAACAAGTATTCCTTGTTGGCAGCTATCCGCGGCGCTTCGCAAATCATTTCTTACGAGTTGGCGATGGGGCTTGCCTTGATTGCCTTATTGATGGTAACGGGTACCCTGAGCTTGAAAGAGATCGTGGAGCAACAACGTCCCGGCATCTTAAGTTGGAACGTGGTAGCGCAACCCCTGGGTTTCATCATTTTCCTGATTTGCGCCTTTGCAGAATGTAACCGTGCGCCATTCGATTTACCGGAAGCGGAAAACGAACTGAACGGTGGATACCACTTGGAATATTCTTCCATGAAGCTGGGTTTCTTCCTGTTCGCGGAATATATCAACATGTTTGTAAGTTCTGCCCTGATGGCAACATTGTACTTCGGCGGATACTCCTTCCCTGGTATGGATAGTTTGCCATTCAGCCCGAACGTGATCACGTTATTAGGAGTAGGGGCATTATTTATCAAGACCTTTATCTTCATCTTCTTCTTCATGTGGGTGCGTTGGACATTGCCGCGTTTCCGTTATGACCAGTTGATGGATTTGGGATGGAAAGTGTTGATACCATTATCATTGATCAACATGTTACTCACGGGAGCATTCATCCTGTGGAGACAATAA
- a CDS encoding cupin domain-containing protein, which produces MKKTLADVPHYFWGDGCEGWRMVESDSLSIIREKMPPGTSEQLHYHQQAQQFFYMLSGEARFEIAGESTVVKAGEGIRIMPGLKHRILNESGVAIEFIVTSAPATRGDRINCETL; this is translated from the coding sequence ATGAAGAAGACGCTTGCAGATGTACCCCATTATTTTTGGGGAGATGGATGCGAAGGTTGGAGGATGGTAGAGAGCGACAGTTTGTCGATTATCCGTGAAAAGATGCCCCCGGGTACGTCGGAACAATTACATTACCATCAGCAAGCGCAGCAGTTCTTTTATATGTTAAGCGGGGAAGCGAGGTTCGAGATAGCGGGAGAGAGCACGGTAGTGAAAGCCGGGGAAGGCATCAGGATCATGCCCGGTTTGAAACACCGTATCCTGAATGAGAGCGGGGTGGCGATTGAATTTATCGTAACATCGGCACCGGCTACCCGCGGGGATAGAATTAACTGCGAAACATTGTAA
- the nuoI gene encoding NADH-quinone oxidoreductase subunit NuoI produces the protein MQHLTGRASLVDRRPMTFMEKMYIPAIAKGLGITMKHLFKKKVTVSFPEEKRKFSPVFRGLHILNRDEDGRERCTACGLCAVACPAEAITMEAAERKPGEEHLYREEKYAARYEINMLRCIFCGFCEEACPKQAIYLTETFPPSHYQRSGFIYGKDDLLIPDPKHPVETTKTQG, from the coding sequence ATGCAACATTTAACTGGTAGGGCGTCATTAGTTGACAGGAGACCTATGACATTCATGGAAAAGATGTATATCCCGGCAATCGCCAAGGGATTAGGAATTACCATGAAACACCTTTTCAAGAAGAAAGTGACCGTGAGTTTCCCGGAAGAGAAGCGTAAGTTCTCACCGGTATTCCGTGGGCTGCATATCCTGAACCGTGATGAGGATGGACGTGAAAGGTGTACCGCTTGCGGTTTATGTGCCGTGGCTTGTCCTGCCGAAGCCATCACGATGGAAGCAGCAGAGCGTAAGCCCGGGGAAGAGCACCTGTACCGCGAGGAAAAATATGCTGCGCGTTACGAGATTAACATGTTGCGTTGCATTTTCTGTGGATTTTGCGAGGAAGCTTGTCCTAAGCAGGCGATTTATTTAACGGAAACATTCCCGCCATCACATTACCAACGTTCCGGATTTATATATGGTAAAGACGATTTGTTGATACCGGATCCTAAACACCCGGTGGAGACGACAAAAACACAAGGATAA
- a CDS encoding NADH-quinone oxidoreductase subunit J family protein — protein sequence MDLQLIFFILLSAMAIAGALGVILSKSPVNSVLSLIVTFVAISGHYLLLNAQFLAVVNLIVYAGAIMVLFLFVIMLMNLNADIEPQKRNWLKYAGVLSGGMLLFVIVAALRDASMPSLQPEATEIGLIKNLGKTLFSKYVVPFEIASVLFLSAMIGAVVIGKKD from the coding sequence ATGGATCTTCAATTAATATTTTTCATTTTGCTTTCCGCCATGGCGATTGCCGGGGCATTGGGCGTTATTTTGAGTAAAAGCCCGGTCAATAGTGTATTGAGCCTGATTGTAACCTTCGTGGCAATTTCCGGTCATTACCTGTTGTTGAACGCGCAATTTTTAGCGGTGGTAAACCTGATCGTGTATGCAGGAGCCATCATGGTATTGTTCCTGTTCGTGATCATGTTGATGAACTTGAATGCCGATATAGAACCGCAGAAACGTAACTGGTTGAAGTATGCAGGGGTACTGAGCGGTGGTATGTTGTTGTTCGTGATCGTGGCAGCCTTGCGCGATGCCAGTATGCCCAGCTTGCAACCCGAAGCTACCGAGATCGGTTTGATCAAGAACCTGGGTAAAACCTTATTCTCAAAATACGTGGTGCCATTTGAAATCGCGAGCGTACTGTTTTTAAGTGCGATGATCGGTGCCGTGGTGATTGGTAAAAAAGATTAA
- the nuoK gene encoding NADH-quinone oxidoreductase subunit NuoK: MPIQYYIFLSIALFCIGIMGVLMRRNAIIIFMCIELMLNAVNLLLVAFSKMWAEAGKVDAASAQIFVFFIMVVAAAEVVIGLAVIVMMYRNTHSVDINLLSRLKN, translated from the coding sequence ATGCCTATTCAATACTATATTTTCCTGAGCATTGCATTATTCTGTATAGGGATCATGGGAGTTTTGATGCGCCGTAATGCCATCATCATCTTCATGTGTATCGAGTTGATGTTGAATGCAGTAAACCTGTTGCTGGTAGCCTTTTCAAAAATGTGGGCCGAAGCCGGGAAAGTGGATGCCGCCTCGGCGCAAATCTTCGTATTCTTTATCATGGTAGTAGCCGCCGCGGAAGTGGTCATCGGCTTGGCCGTGATCGTGATGATGTACCGGAATACGCATTCCGTGGATATCAATTTGCTGAGTAGGTTGAAGAATTAA